The sequence GTTGTTAAGAAGTCCATCATTGTGTTTGACTTTGAATGAAATTAGTTTGCTGCTTAGCACAAGGAGAGATTTATACACCACTCTAGCTGTAGGTGTGAGATttgatttaaacagaaaatataaaaaccttaTCTATTCAAAAAAAAGTGCAACACTTTACCTGAAATGTTTGACCTTTCGCTTTGAGTTTACCtcttaaaaaagcaaaacgtccttgcttttttaaaagtcaaaaagacATGGTTACGCACATGTTTGAGCGTaacttttaatttctaaatttttgGGGAGATTTCTTAAACCTAATTCTGCTACTTTAATTATATTCCAGTGCCTCCGAAGAAGCCGGTAAATTTAACATGCTGGTCCCACAACGCAAAGGATTTGAGCTGTAGGTGGAGCGTCGGTGGGCAAGGAGAAACCCACATCCCGACCAAATACACCCTGAAGTACAAACTGAGGTGAGGCAGCTCCTCGCTTACACAGATAAAATGTCTGATTTGTGTAGTTTATCAGTCTTTTATGAGTCACAAGTTGGTAGATGGTGATCTCCAGAGCAAAAGATGTGGGGTCATCTTGTGTTCAGGTGGCATGGGAGAGAAAACGAGTGTGAAAATTACAGCTCAGAGAAGAAGGGTTACGCTTGTCGCATCTCAGCAAAAATCGCTCTCTTCACGCCGTATGAGATCTGGGTGGAGGCCACCAATCAGCTGGGCTCAGCCGCCTCCGACATCAGCTCGCTCGACGTCCTGGATGTAGGTCAGTAAGGAAACTCTTTGGCCTTCAtgtcatggaaaaaatgtttggagaCACAGCAGGTGAACACGACGAGAACACGACAAAGTGATTAAATAAGGCGATGATTCAAAAATGTTGTTGAAGGAAGTAGCCCAAGTACAGTGttgtgaaaaataattgatCTCTTatcaattttaagttttttctcttttgttaaaatagtttagattgtctttttttttttttttttttttttttacagaaaacaataactcCAGTTACaccaaaatcagttttcaaattataaatCATAAAACTGCTTTTGCCTCCTAAATTTACCAACAGGTTGTTCCACCCATAGCAGCAACAACTGGCAACTTTCTGTCAGGTTTTGGATTGGACAATTCTTATGTGAAGATTAGTATTGTTTCAGGAACACTGGAGAGTTTTTTAAGGCTTAACAACCTGTTTTAGTTCATGCCCCGGCCTCTCAATTGGatataaacttgttttgctGCATAACCCAAGTTTTTCTGAACTCAAGGTCAAAATCTAATGCCTCAGCATTCTCTGCCATCAATTTTGACAGTTCATCCAAGTCCCGAAGAAGCAAGGCAGTCCCGCTACTCCGTCATGTTGGAGGGAAGTTCTGTGTATAAAATACTTACACACCTTTCAAAagagttttctttcttcattccACAGAATATTTGTCTCAAAAGTTGTTTCAAACATCAAGATGTTGCTTGTAAAAGGTCAGCATCACTTTGATCAGCGGTGGTTTTCATCTGGGCTCCAACTagtctctttctctttgttcaATCTGCAGTACTTCAGATGCTGTTCTTTGATCTTTTCTGACCTCTTGGATTAGTTTTTGATGCACTCCCATGGTAATTTTGGTAGGGTGGCCACTTCTGGAAAcaattattattctgttttctctATTTCGACATGAAGGCTCTCACTGTGGTTCACTGGAAGATGGTTTTCTAATCCtttcttttagcctacttcatgttatCAAGTCAGGTTGTACAGAGACTTCATTTCGATAGGTCTGCCTGAGTGTGACTATTGAAAATTAAACTAAGCATTTGTGGTTCATCATAGTTAATTCAGACTTTAATGAGGACATTCTTTTCTCCCCTTCATAAACGATCTGGTATCAAAATTAGTTTAGTAATCTCATCTTTAAAGGGGGGAAACACTTTCTATGGTAGTGTATCTTACCCTTCCAGTGggtacagaaaacattcagacctttttaaatttttcattctttgtttcattGCAGCCATTTGCCAAAATaataccaatttaaaaaaaagacgttAGTTAAATATGAGTGCCAGAGCATAGGGTTTGAATTCTTAGGACCATGTAatattccagtttttcttttataatacatttgcaaaaatttctatgcttctgtttttttgtttttctgtcaatatGGGATGCTCAGCGCACATTCATAAGAAATAATATGAACTTTTTTGACTTTAGCAAATGGCTGCAATGAAACCaagagaaagaaatacaaaGGAGTCTGAACACTCGCCACCATACTTTATTTATTGCTTAGTTATTTTCTCCTCAGCTGTTCAGATCTCCTGCCAATAAATAACAACTCTCCAGTCAGACAGGAAGAATAATTCCCAGGGTGCGACACTCTCAGAAGTTTTGTTGTAAAAGTATCGGCTCAGCAGATTCCTCCCAGTTAATGACTTCTGAGGTTTCAGGTTTACAGCCGTAATACTAAAGCACTAATATACTGTAGTTCCCCATAACCTTCTGCAAATACCACATTCTTCTAAGCCGTGTTTGATACCTGGAGCTTTCGCTCCGCATTAAATCCACTCTGCAAACTGCAGAGTAGCCTGGAGGTTGGAAGCTTCTTGGGGGTTAAAATGGAGGACTCGTCAGCTGCATTAAGCTACGgcaaagaacagaaaagcaaaGTGTGGATTTCCTTTGTCCTTCTGATTAGAATAAACATACCTTATAAATAATGTTACCCACCAGCAGTGGGAGCAGCGGCGGATGTGTCGAGCAGAAGTTTACAAACAGATATTTAATAGGTTCATAAATCAGCTTTGTCTCCTGTCCTGTTATCTTGTTCGTATTTCCTCTGGTTTCCTCTCCTTCGAAGGGGCTGAATTATTTTATCGCAGCCCGTTGTGTCTTAATGGGGAACATCATGCTCACACAGGAAACACCCAAAGTCCACAAGCCACCTGATTGCCACAGAAAGACAAGATGAAATCTTTGAGATCTTCATATTTTTAGGAATCTGGGGTTTAAGATAACTTTAAACCTGGGGTAACACAGTAACTATTTAACTTGCTTATACATAAAACAATCCCTTTTTAGCTCgtctttttgtcttcatttgtgAAGAAGGCGTGAGAGGAACTGTAGATAAAGGGATTCTGTCTTTAAGGCTTATTGGTTTATTGAAGCTCAATATCACCTAAACTCAGACAGcctacatatatttttataaagaatgtggaaaaacaaaaaacccacatTATGGATTTTGCATAATGTTCCTCCTCGGTATTTCCCAATGCGTCCATTAGaggtttttggggttttttaccTTCGTCTGTCCAGTTTTCACCCACATGTCCTGTCAGTGTGCACAGTGAGGGGAGCTGTGTAGAAACTCTGCAACCCTCTTGCCCTGCAGTGACAACAGACCCTCCTGCAAACGTGCGGCTGAGTCGCATCGGCAGCCTCGACGACCAGCTGCTGGTCCGCTGGGCCAGTCCGCCCGAGCTCAaggacttcctgtttcaggCCACATATCAGATCCGCTACAGAATGGAGGACGGCGCTGACTGGAAGGTGATCCTCACACCAGCTGGATGAAGCTTTCCCGCTCGTGTCTAAAACGACGGGCTTTAACTAAACCCCGTCGTTTTAGTCAGGGTTTGTCTGCATAGAAATATGAACGTGTGAGGACTTTAGATTCACCCTCATTGTCCTTGTGATATTGTTAAAGTATCCGACCGTCTTCTGTAGTGAAcgtacatttttaaagaatgtttcAGTGAGAAGCATTTCTGTGACCTCTCATCTCTTCAATCACGTTGCTGTTTCCTCCGTCAGGCGGCGGATAACATTGGGAACCTGACGTCATGCCGGCTGGCGGGCCTCAGGCCTGGAACCGTCTACTTTGTCCAGGTGAGGTGCAACCCGGTGGGGATCTTTGGCTCCAGGAAGCCTGGAATCTGGAGTGACTGGAGCCACCCGGCTGCAGCCTCCACACCCAGCGGAGGTAAGGAGGACTTTCCAGACTTCGTCACACTGCATTCACTGAAATTTATGGGAACTTTGTGGTAATATCTTCTGATGCTCAAATGACAGGGCTGCAAAGAGTCCAAGTGTTTGAAATCCTTCCGCTTTTGTaccatttgttcttttctgatAATCGGCCTTTCGCTGGCAATTAAAGCCAGAGAAACAATGTCCCTTAAACATCCTACGCAGGAAGATCCGAACCGCATGTGACCCGCAGGAAACCAAACATCAGTCGGCTCGCTGGCTAGATAGAGATCTCTCCTCTCAGAGGATTAGAGGGAACGGCAGAGAGCCGGGGGGACATTTGATGAATTTCTCTCGTCCGCTTCAAAGATTGATCCAGTTACGGAGCTGGCTGTCAGTCTGCGGCACACACAGAGCCTATAAAGCTTGAGTGGAAGCAGGTTTGGGAGCAGATAATGAGCTACATAAGTTATGGCGGTATTTACTTCCCAGGAGGGGAGGAAGTCATTATCGAGCTCTGTCGTTTGCCATAAAGGATTGATTTTGGCAGATGACAAAATTCTCTTTCTGAAACCCAAATATGGAATGTCACCTCTTCGGCTAAGGTCGTTGCACTGagggaaatgtttctgttttaagcGTCAGTGTTTCTATAAACTCTGTATAATAGAAAGACTTAGAAAAGATTGAACCTCTACTCTAATTTTAATTCTATTAGGAACTTATTATTAGATACATTTAGCTTGAAGCAGCTTCAAGCCAACCACACTCTTcatacactgttagcctttgctgtattttctacagctaaataccgcaaaatgcccagtaaaactaacataaaacatctttacaattagttactgtaatttgcattgcattatgggtaaaggacatagtattacagtaacttactgtatgttttgaagttgcagtattttactgtttacacattgcagtagtggtactgtatttataatgtcttgcactgttagcctttactgtattttttacagctaaataccacaaaatgcccagtaaaactaacataaaacatctttacaattagttactgtaatttgcattgcattatgggtatagtacatagtattacagtaacttactgtatgttttgaagttgtaatttactgtttacacattgcagtagtggtactgcacttataatgtctttgcgctggccatgtaagaattctatttgatttccaacggtcatcatagatgtttcatcgtggttccctgtttctgtatttttactcctttagtggttaacatatttttaaggcagaaagagagcatgtacttttgttttttttcacatcctagctaacattaatatgcagtttatctacgtcatcaagggtggcttcgcttccaacgtttttctgatgacgcgtttgttttaaactcgagctttttccgtccaagtgcaagtgcagctctgtcatgtgggctcacactgcttcagctcttcaagacaggtaaaaaacacttcttagaaaactgtttgaagccaaaacctaatctggatatgtacattttagatggagctaacgtaacttatagcatcatgctataatgctataacttagcatgaggtgaaagatagaaaaatatgatggtgttattttttgagctggttcggaattaacgttagctaaggtgctaattttaccgaaggttttagcttgacttttgccgctaaatcttcctcgagcgactagctttgggttgagataagctcagtgctgagtgtctgttagcattgttgttacatcctttgtcgaacaatataacgttaactgataattgatccccctttttaaaaaaaaaacaactaataactaattatctaattattttattagataataaaataatctaataactgttcatttgtttaaaccatgaccttgcaaatgttaagagtgcagattagctaggtcaacaaggatgaattctaacctgttcttttttttccctttttgtcagatgacttttttaactcccaagctttttccctccaagtggctgtgcagttctgtcctgctgagtgctaacatagtttcaactcttgaaaagacaagacaacaggtaaaaagacagctcttcaaacatatttgaagccacaaaataatctggaaatgtagaggagcagctaacctaatctataactttgagcttgctacagctagttagcctgctaaagtaccattacatctccaacatagtgtataagagtctgtaaatgaggacaaaggtggaaaacattcaagtggtttctgttattttttgagttggttcagccacagtggcaggtggacaaaaaagttaatttccaaccctggttccatataaggactgttcacctgtttaaaccatgctcttgcaaatttaaagttaagtcagtactaacaggtgcaattatatacaggtgtaaattctgcagtatttgtacttcagaatttagagaattttgtactcatgtgaagaaacatcaacacacagctaattatcggtttcgttgtggaatagagcaatgtcctacttccgtcagagaaaaagaaaacatttcgaagaaaaagaggactcaatcttcatcttggttgatgtaattttatatcgactcttaacttaaaacacacatcttaaatcagaattgttcaattaatttgttaaaggtatcaattcacccaaatcacaaacatttcatttcattaacccatattgtacttagccattcagatactgtatttgtggaatgtaatgctttcaaaaatgcatttagcctcacaaactgtcattcacatctgctgtttcagagtggttgcaggatgtaggggtaaagtctagtctagtctctggggtgaggttctcaaaaacctgttgtaatctgggtgaaccggccctttaaatataaattactaccagtaattcatatttaagagttttccttttatgtttcaaaggtatcttccaccaagatgtctgttgagatggaaatgaccttacctacaacaccaagggtaatcatgcttggtaagaggaatattttctatcactataattttttgtagcaatgtatgtaatagttatggtagtctgtacttttactcactagcgttagcctgacaagggtttgtctattttaggaaatagcttgatgtctgcaacccggtggatggtcagtatggaggagaaggtatttttcgagcctgagcaactacatgactttgccagcgtccttgctgtcttttttgggtcatattatgacttcaatctggagtatcaggagtcagcatccaccacgctggagatgatacaacggtaagtactctacaccaagccatttatgaattaaatttaatgacagtttgactgatgatgaagaaccatagctgattgctgtattgtatgtcttcattttaaaaaatacaattaatatattttatttctgttaaaagattctttgtgaggatcaatccagatgttggtaccaaatgcacagccaaagtc comes from Gambusia affinis linkage group LG10, SWU_Gaff_1.0, whole genome shotgun sequence and encodes:
- the crlf1b gene encoding cytokine receptor-like factor 1b — protein: MIFFMFLLLLAPDVQFSSTHVAVISPQDPVLRIGSGLTASCTLSPELGLHASSLYWTLNGIRLSSSTYSVVSADILSIELRSLNGSQQKSGDNLMCHGADGRILAGSCLHVGMPPKKPVNLTCWSHNAKDLSCRWSVGGQGETHIPTKYTLKYKLRWHGRENECENYSSEKKGYACRISAKIALFTPYEIWVEATNQLGSAASDISSLDVLDVVTTDPPANVRLSRIGSLDDQLLVRWASPPELKDFLFQATYQIRYRMEDGADWKAADNIGNLTSCRLAGLRPGTVYFVQVRCNPVGIFGSRKPGIWSDWSHPAAASTPSGELLQRGSCDPKAGEQNSALRRDLKQFFGWVRKHASGCGSMSIKLYDQWRAWLQKTHKTRNQVPQNNNS